A portion of the Paenibacillus hamazuiensis genome contains these proteins:
- a CDS encoding ABC transporter substrate-binding protein: protein MKKLVASGLVLSTLTAGLLTACGGGPAVEQMNKDTGKSAAGNVVLKFWLRGNASEPLNKSLVADFKDYEQKHPNVKIEADFVPIADVETKWNAAFAGGTAPDLFDVGIVNLPSRAQLNQFAALDDYIQKWEDKADIQENIINLGKFKGKVYGIGYAPTPYVFAYRKDFFQEAGLDPNSPPKNWNELKEYAMKLAKKDGNQVVRAGFDIPKQEDSLLFEIFARQNGNILVDEMNEIPVFDQPSAVEAVQFLVDLMPYSIPFADMNKVDNIPFTKGKSAMSYLLPDTIKNMIKNDPSLADKIGIVSNVPGKKPATFSGLRLFSMSEKSKNKDAAWDLITFLMGKEKMTARMKDTNTAVVRKSLVDEYIKLDPAFNKPVMDAIAVGAGRPNVTWSPLYRKYATQGYEEAAFKTKPVDQALKDAVAKLKEEVSK, encoded by the coding sequence GTGAAAAAGTTAGTTGCCTCAGGGCTCGTATTGTCAACGTTGACGGCCGGTTTATTAACGGCCTGCGGCGGCGGCCCCGCCGTGGAACAGATGAATAAGGATACCGGGAAAAGCGCGGCCGGTAATGTGGTGCTGAAATTTTGGCTGCGGGGGAACGCCTCCGAACCGCTGAATAAAAGCTTGGTTGCGGATTTTAAAGATTACGAGCAGAAACATCCGAATGTGAAAATCGAGGCGGATTTTGTGCCGATAGCCGACGTGGAAACCAAGTGGAATGCCGCGTTTGCCGGCGGAACCGCACCGGATTTGTTCGATGTCGGCATCGTCAACCTGCCCAGCAGAGCCCAGCTCAATCAGTTCGCCGCATTGGACGATTACATTCAAAAGTGGGAAGACAAGGCGGACATCCAGGAAAATATTATCAACCTCGGCAAATTTAAAGGAAAAGTGTACGGAATCGGCTATGCTCCGACACCGTATGTATTCGCTTACCGCAAAGATTTTTTCCAGGAAGCGGGGCTGGACCCGAATTCGCCTCCGAAAAACTGGAATGAGCTTAAGGAATACGCGATGAAGCTTGCCAAGAAAGATGGAAACCAAGTCGTAAGGGCCGGTTTCGATATTCCAAAGCAGGAAGACTCGTTATTGTTCGAAATTTTCGCCAGACAAAACGGGAACATCCTTGTCGACGAAATGAACGAGATTCCCGTATTCGATCAGCCGTCAGCAGTGGAAGCGGTGCAATTTTTGGTCGATTTGATGCCGTATTCCATTCCTTTCGCAGATATGAACAAAGTCGACAACATCCCGTTTACGAAGGGAAAATCGGCAATGAGTTACCTCTTGCCCGACACGATCAAAAACATGATTAAAAACGATCCCTCGTTAGCCGACAAAATCGGCATCGTCAGCAACGTGCCCGGCAAAAAGCCGGCGACCTTCAGCGGACTCAGGCTGTTCTCGATGTCGGAAAAAAGCAAAAATAAAGACGCTGCCTGGGATTTGATCACGTTCTTGATGGGCAAGGAGAAAATGACCGCCAGAATGAAGGACACCAACACGGCGGTCGTGAGAAAATCGCTCGTCGACGAGTATATTAAACTCGACCCCGCCTTTAACAAGCCGGTTATGGATGCGATTGCGGTTGGCGCCGGGCGGCCGAACGTGACCTGGTCCCCGCTTTACAGAAAATATGCGACACAAGGCTACGAGGAAGCGGCCTTTAAAACGAAACCGGTCGATCAGGCGTTGAAGGACGCGGTTGCCAAGCTGAAAGAAGAAGTTTCCAAGTAA
- a CDS encoding carbohydrate ABC transporter permease, which produces MSSKTLLRKNHFKDPVAYLLIAPFYLLFLYFIFIPAVEVVMYSFTDFNMFAPKHFIGLQNYMKLLKDDVFLKSVKNTLIYLVCTIVPTMALGMLTAVVMNIKWVRTKAARTLVFTPYIVSMVAVSMVWMLLYDPSHGILNRILQSLGMSPKEWLLDPKWALFSIIMMSIWKGIGYNMIIFLAGLQGIPQDYYEAADVDGAGKWHQFLHITIPSLAPATFFLFVTGIIASFNVFEQVNVMTAGGPVNSTTTVVHQIYLRAFTEFKMGYASAQSVVLLLGVVLITLINMKFGASKHKA; this is translated from the coding sequence ATGTCTTCAAAAACGCTGCTGCGGAAAAATCATTTTAAAGATCCGGTCGCTTATTTGCTGATTGCGCCGTTTTACTTGCTCTTTCTGTATTTTATATTTATACCGGCTGTCGAGGTTGTCATGTACAGCTTTACGGATTTCAATATGTTCGCGCCAAAGCATTTCATCGGCTTGCAAAACTATATGAAGCTCTTGAAGGACGATGTCTTTCTCAAATCGGTTAAAAACACGCTGATTTATTTGGTCTGCACGATTGTGCCCACGATGGCGCTCGGCATGCTGACCGCCGTCGTCATGAATATCAAATGGGTACGTACGAAAGCGGCGAGAACCCTCGTATTCACACCTTATATCGTTTCCATGGTGGCGGTTTCGATGGTATGGATGCTGCTGTACGACCCGTCCCACGGCATCTTGAACCGAATTTTGCAGTCACTGGGCATGTCGCCGAAAGAGTGGCTGCTCGATCCGAAATGGGCGCTGTTTTCGATTATTATGATGAGCATTTGGAAAGGCATCGGCTACAATATGATCATTTTTTTGGCCGGACTGCAGGGAATTCCCCAAGACTATTACGAAGCGGCGGACGTAGACGGCGCCGGAAAATGGCATCAATTCCTGCACATTACGATTCCGTCGCTTGCTCCGGCTACATTTTTTCTCTTTGTAACGGGAATCATCGCTTCGTTTAACGTTTTCGAACAGGTTAACGTCATGACGGCCGGGGGGCCGGTCAATTCGACGACAACCGTCGTACACCAAATTTACCTGCGGGCTTTTACGGAATTCAAGATGGGCTACGCTTCGGCTCAATCCGTAGTTCTGCTGCTTGGAGTTGTACTCATCACCTTGATAAATATGAAGTTCGGCGCCTCGAAACATAAGGCGTAA
- a CDS encoding carbohydrate ABC transporter permease translates to MTQTTAKRWIVQGLVIAFACIFMLPFIIMLVTSLKSMAEIQSPAFQLLPRSFLFSNYAEAMSQGNWPRYFLNSVTVTTITVGIGIIIMSVAGFAFARLNFAGRDLLFLLSLVGLMIPEQVIMIPVFMKIKGIPFAGGNDVWGDGGTGWLNTYWGLIVPHLAHPFGMFLFRQFFLGFPKELDEAAKVDGCSRLRSFFSMYIPLSLPIFATVALLKTINNWNQYTWPLIITNSDEMKTVQLALSMFKSEAGLQWNYIMASTTLIALPMLLLFIFLQKYYVQGIVTSGVKG, encoded by the coding sequence ATGACACAGACTACAGCCAAAAGATGGATCGTTCAAGGATTGGTTATTGCGTTTGCCTGCATATTTATGCTTCCGTTTATCATCATGCTTGTGACGTCGCTGAAGTCGATGGCGGAAATTCAGTCGCCTGCGTTTCAGCTGCTGCCTCGATCATTCCTGTTTTCGAATTATGCGGAAGCGATGAGTCAGGGTAACTGGCCGAGGTATTTTCTAAATTCCGTTACGGTCACGACGATTACGGTCGGAATTGGAATTATCATTATGTCGGTAGCGGGGTTTGCTTTTGCCAGATTAAACTTTGCCGGCAGAGATCTGTTGTTTCTCTTGTCGCTGGTAGGTCTGATGATTCCCGAGCAGGTCATCATGATCCCCGTGTTTATGAAAATCAAAGGCATTCCCTTTGCCGGCGGCAACGATGTATGGGGCGATGGAGGAACGGGCTGGCTGAATACGTACTGGGGGCTTATTGTGCCGCATCTCGCGCATCCGTTCGGCATGTTTTTGTTTCGTCAATTTTTCCTGGGATTTCCGAAGGAATTGGACGAAGCGGCGAAGGTGGACGGATGCTCCAGACTGCGTTCCTTCTTTAGCATGTACATTCCGCTCAGCCTTCCGATCTTCGCCACCGTCGCCTTGTTAAAGACGATCAATAACTGGAACCAATACACATGGCCGCTGATTATTACGAATTCCGATGAAATGAAAACGGTGCAACTCGCTTTGAGCATGTTTAAATCGGAAGCGGGGCTTCAGTGGAATTACATTATGGCATCCACAACGTTAATCGCTTTGCCTATGCTGTTGTTGTTTATTTTCCTGCAAAAATATTACGTCCAAGGTATCGTCACTTCGGGCGTGAAGGGATAG
- a CDS encoding sulfatase → MKQETKQEQPNILWFCTDQQRFDTIGALNNPYIHTPNLDRLVSEGVAFTRAYAQSTVCSPSRASFLTGRYPRTTRVTKNGAPYFPEDEVLVTKMLADHGYDCGLAGKLHLSGIIGRIEPRNDDGYRVFKWSPAQRDAWPIGHDYQIWLKQQGIEWSEHYKGRNGGIDEKYHQTTWATDEAIHFIRHNSQAPWLMSVNVYDPHEPFDPPQNYKERYRAEDMPLPKWKKGELDNKPRIQKEDYLNGGQGGVGPSCAHMSDLEKKQYVADYYAMIELVDYNVGKLLDELERTGQRENTVIIFMSDHGEMLGDHGLILKGAHFYEGLVHVPLIISWPGHFKENKRFDGLVELVDIAPTLLELAGIEIPYYVQGKSLLPILQGTEGEGYIHKDHVYSEYYYALLGSHDNVYATMYYDGRYKLVVFHGEEVGELYDHGTDPNEFDNLWDVPEYLPKKLELMKKSFDSSVFTVDPKPLLWLKA, encoded by the coding sequence ATGAAACAAGAGACGAAACAGGAACAACCGAACATTTTATGGTTTTGTACCGATCAGCAGCGGTTTGACACGATCGGTGCGTTAAACAATCCGTATATTCATACGCCGAATTTGGACAGACTCGTCAGCGAAGGCGTGGCTTTTACCCGGGCATACGCGCAAAGCACGGTATGCTCTCCCAGCCGGGCCAGCTTTTTGACGGGAAGGTATCCGCGAACGACGCGAGTGACGAAAAACGGAGCTCCGTATTTTCCAGAGGATGAAGTGCTGGTCACCAAGATGCTCGCCGACCACGGTTACGACTGCGGCCTCGCCGGGAAGCTTCACTTGTCGGGAATTATCGGGCGGATCGAACCGCGCAATGACGACGGGTACCGCGTCTTTAAATGGAGCCCGGCCCAGCGCGATGCGTGGCCGATCGGACACGATTACCAGATTTGGCTGAAGCAGCAGGGAATCGAGTGGAGCGAGCATTACAAAGGACGAAACGGCGGTATCGATGAAAAATATCATCAAACGACGTGGGCTACCGACGAAGCTATCCATTTCATCAGACATAACAGCCAGGCGCCATGGCTCATGAGCGTCAACGTGTATGACCCGCACGAGCCGTTTGATCCTCCGCAAAACTACAAGGAGCGCTACCGCGCGGAAGATATGCCGCTGCCCAAGTGGAAGAAAGGGGAGCTGGACAACAAACCGCGCATCCAGAAAGAAGATTATTTGAACGGCGGGCAGGGCGGCGTCGGGCCGAGCTGCGCCCATATGAGCGATTTGGAGAAGAAACAGTATGTGGCCGATTATTATGCGATGATCGAGCTCGTCGACTATAATGTCGGAAAGCTGCTCGACGAACTGGAGCGAACCGGCCAGCGGGAAAATACCGTCATCATCTTTATGAGCGATCACGGGGAGATGCTCGGGGACCACGGATTGATCTTGAAGGGCGCTCATTTCTATGAAGGGCTCGTCCACGTGCCGCTCATCATCTCATGGCCCGGACATTTTAAGGAAAACAAGAGATTCGACGGACTCGTCGAGCTTGTCGATATTGCCCCGACGCTGCTGGAGCTGGCCGGTATTGAAATTCCTTATTATGTGCAGGGGAAAAGCCTGCTTCCGATTTTGCAAGGAACGGAAGGCGAAGGATACATTCATAAGGATCATGTATATTCCGAATATTATTATGCGCTGTTAGGCTCGCACGACAACGTATACGCGACGATGTATTATGACGGAAGATACAAGCTTGTCGTGTTCCATGGGGAAGAAGTCGGAGAACTGTACGATCATGGGACCGATCCGAACGAATTCGACAATCTTTGGGACGTGCCGGAGTACTTGCCCAAAAAACTCGAGCTCATGAAAAAAAGCTTCGATTCCAGCGTGTTCACCGTCGATCCCAAGCCGCTCTTATGGCTGAAAGCATAA
- a CDS encoding sulfite reductase subunit alpha, with product MQSTSAVTTTFSRSNPFQAKVLKNVNLNGAGSSKETRHLELSLKGSGLSYVPGDVLGIIPENDPELVAALLEEMKWDADLSVSINKQGDTLPLGEALAAHFEITLLTKKIVQQAAELSENEELQKLVSNENADQLKQYIDGRDLLDLLRDFGPWKASAQEIVNLLRKMMPRLYSIASSIAAHPDEVHLTIGAVRYTAHGRERKGVCSVLCAERLHEGDTIPVFIQQNKHFNLPESPDKDIIMVGPGTGIAPFRSFIEERAVQKAPGKAWLFFGDQHSATDFLYRDELEKYQKDGVLTRLDAAFSRDSAEKVYVQHKMLENSKELFAWLENGAYFYVCGDKQYMAKDVHNMLIDIIEKEGSMTREAAEAYLNEMQEQGRYQRDVY from the coding sequence ATGCAATCTACTAGTGCAGTGACGACAACATTTTCAAGATCCAATCCGTTTCAAGCGAAAGTTCTCAAAAATGTAAACTTAAACGGAGCCGGCTCGAGCAAAGAAACGAGACATCTCGAGCTGTCGTTAAAAGGATCCGGACTCTCCTACGTCCCGGGCGATGTCCTCGGTATTATCCCTGAAAATGATCCGGAGCTGGTGGCCGCTCTTCTTGAAGAAATGAAATGGGATGCCGACCTGTCCGTTTCCATTAATAAGCAAGGGGATACGCTTCCCTTGGGAGAAGCGCTGGCAGCACACTTTGAAATTACGTTATTGACGAAAAAAATTGTCCAGCAGGCAGCGGAGTTATCGGAAAATGAAGAGCTGCAAAAGCTGGTGTCCAATGAAAACGCCGATCAACTGAAGCAATATATCGACGGACGCGATTTGCTCGATTTGTTACGGGATTTTGGGCCCTGGAAAGCTTCCGCCCAAGAGATTGTCAATTTGCTCAGAAAAATGATGCCGCGGCTGTATTCCATTGCCAGCAGCATCGCCGCTCATCCGGATGAAGTGCATCTGACGATCGGCGCGGTGCGCTACACGGCTCATGGCCGCGAACGCAAAGGAGTTTGCTCCGTTTTATGCGCCGAACGTCTTCATGAAGGCGATACGATCCCGGTATTTATACAACAAAATAAACATTTTAATCTGCCGGAGTCTCCGGATAAAGATATTATTATGGTTGGCCCGGGAACGGGCATCGCACCTTTCCGTTCTTTTATCGAGGAACGTGCCGTACAGAAAGCGCCGGGCAAAGCATGGCTGTTTTTTGGCGACCAGCACTCGGCAACGGATTTCTTGTACCGGGACGAATTGGAAAAGTATCAAAAAGACGGCGTTTTGACTAGACTGGACGCCGCGTTTTCCCGCGATTCGGCGGAAAAAGTATATGTGCAGCATAAAATGCTTGAAAACAGCAAGGAATTATTCGCATGGCTGGAAAACGGGGCATACTTCTACGTTTGTGGGGATAAGCAATATATGGCGAAAGACGTTCACAACATGCTTATCGACATTATTGAAAAAGAAGGCTCAATGACCCGGGAAGCGGCCGAAGCGTATTTAAACGAAATGCAGGAGCAAGGGCGTTACCAGCGCGATGTGTATTAA
- a CDS encoding extracellular solute-binding protein, translated as MKGSAQFKLAIGMISAAMVFVTACGGSTGEGTASKDQPSAPAQAVNTDPLGKYDPPIEVTTVRSLDPNLKFREGENIDSNIWSKTIEKELGIKIKNSWTVNGAQYEQKMNVAIASGDLPEFMSLSPTQFVQLMDNGQLMDITSLVDKFGSPMLKEYLKSDGGLSLETATLKGKLMGIPTMASIVDSSPILWVRMDWLKKIGLPEPKTMDEVLKIAEAFANQDPDGNGKKDTVGFLASKELWTGYPRLMGFFNGYHAYPNIWIKDGGGKLVYGGIQPEMKTALGELQKLYKAGLMDQEFGVKDTKKVEETVASGKNGLFFGPNWAPLTTLQANKNNDPNADWKPFPVVSADGKPIFAQNSAPGGNSYFTAINKNAKHPEAVIKVLNLFVEKMWGAKADPAFTSEEATTLAFHKYPPVTLFAANKNLTQHHKVAEALKSKDTSKLNGEEKSTYDTILKYQGGDQKSWGTAKVFGEDSVYTIINNYKTNNQLIKDEMYLAPTPTMVQKKSTLDKMSDQMITSIILGAPLDDFDKFVSDWKKLGGDEDHKRDKRRLCGS; from the coding sequence ATGAAAGGCAGCGCCCAATTCAAACTGGCAATCGGCATGATTTCCGCCGCTATGGTGTTTGTGACGGCATGCGGCGGCAGCACGGGTGAAGGCACAGCGTCAAAGGATCAGCCCTCCGCTCCGGCACAGGCCGTGAACACCGATCCTTTGGGCAAATACGATCCGCCCATTGAGGTTACGACCGTCCGTTCGCTGGACCCTAACCTGAAATTCCGCGAAGGAGAAAACATAGACAGCAATATCTGGTCCAAAACGATCGAGAAGGAACTGGGCATCAAAATCAAAAACAGTTGGACCGTCAACGGCGCCCAATACGAGCAAAAGATGAACGTGGCGATCGCTTCGGGCGATTTGCCGGAATTTATGTCGCTGTCTCCGACTCAATTCGTGCAGCTGATGGATAACGGTCAATTGATGGATATAACGTCGCTGGTGGACAAATTCGGATCCCCGATGCTGAAGGAATACTTGAAGTCGGACGGCGGTCTTTCCCTCGAAACGGCGACACTCAAAGGCAAGCTGATGGGCATTCCAACGATGGCCTCGATCGTCGACAGCTCTCCGATTCTTTGGGTCCGCATGGATTGGTTGAAGAAGATAGGGCTGCCCGAGCCGAAGACGATGGACGAGGTGCTGAAAATCGCCGAAGCTTTTGCAAATCAAGATCCGGACGGTAACGGCAAGAAAGATACGGTAGGGTTTCTTGCTTCCAAGGAGTTGTGGACTGGCTACCCGCGGCTTATGGGATTTTTTAACGGTTACCATGCGTACCCGAATATTTGGATCAAGGACGGCGGCGGCAAGCTGGTTTACGGCGGTATTCAACCGGAGATGAAGACGGCGCTGGGCGAGCTGCAAAAGCTGTACAAAGCGGGGCTCATGGACCAGGAGTTCGGCGTCAAAGATACGAAGAAGGTGGAAGAGACGGTCGCTTCGGGCAAAAACGGGCTATTTTTCGGTCCGAATTGGGCTCCGCTCACCACGCTGCAAGCGAACAAAAACAACGATCCGAACGCCGATTGGAAGCCGTTCCCGGTCGTATCCGCCGACGGGAAACCGATTTTTGCGCAAAACAGCGCGCCGGGCGGCAACTCCTACTTCACGGCGATCAATAAAAACGCCAAGCATCCCGAAGCCGTGATCAAAGTACTGAACCTGTTCGTCGAAAAAATGTGGGGGGCGAAGGCCGATCCGGCGTTCACCAGCGAGGAAGCGACCACTTTGGCGTTCCATAAATATCCGCCGGTCACGCTGTTTGCGGCCAACAAAAACCTGACCCAGCATCACAAGGTGGCGGAAGCGCTGAAATCGAAGGACACGTCCAAGCTGAACGGCGAGGAAAAATCGACCTACGATACGATTCTCAAATACCAGGGCGGCGACCAGAAAAGCTGGGGAACGGCCAAGGTATTCGGCGAAGACAGCGTCTACACGATTATTAACAATTATAAAACCAACAACCAGCTCATCAAGGACGAAATGTATTTGGCTCCGACGCCGACGATGGTGCAGAAGAAAAGCACACTCGACAAGATGAGCGATCAAATGATCACGTCGATCATTCTCGGCGCTCCGCTCGACGACTTCGACAAATTCGTCAGCGACTGGAAGAAACTCGGCGGCGATGAAGATCACAAAAGAGATAAACGACGCCTTTGCGGCTCGTAA